The following are from one region of the Mannheimia granulomatis genome:
- the frdA gene encoding fumarate reductase (quinol) flavoprotein subunit, with product MQSVNFDVAIIGAGGGGLRAAIAAAEANPNLKIALISKVYPMRSHTVAAEGGSAAVIKDTDSYDNHFNDTVGGGDWLCEQDIVEYFVQHSPIEMTQLERWGCPWSRREDGEVNVRRFGGMKIERTWFAADKTGFHILHTLFQTSIKYPNIVRFDEHFVLDILTDNGEARGCVAMNMMEGTLVQINANAVVIATGGGCRTYRFNTNGGIVTGDGLSMAYRHGVALRDMEFVQYHPTGLPNTGILMTEGCRGEGGILVNKDGYRYLQDYGLGPETPIGKPENKYMELGPRDKVSQAFWQEWRKGNTLKTAKGVDVVNLDLRHLGEKYLLERLPFICELAKAYEGVDPAKSPIPVRPVVHYTMGGIEVNMDAETSIKGLFAVGECASSGLHGANRLGSNSLAELVVFGKVAGENAARRALEVTSRNQAQIDAQAKDVVARLHTLARQEGNESWSDIRNQMGDAMEEGCGIYRTQESMEGAVNKIQELKERYKNISVKDKSSVFNTDLLYKIELGFILDVAQSIACSAVERKESRGAHQRLDYVERDDVNYLKHTQAYYNADGTPTIKYSDVKITKSQPAKRVYGAEAEAQEKAKKEAEAQAKQ from the coding sequence ATGCAAAGTGTTAATTTTGATGTTGCAATTATTGGTGCAGGTGGTGGTGGCCTACGTGCTGCTATTGCTGCGGCAGAGGCTAATCCAAATCTTAAAATTGCTTTAATTTCAAAGGTTTATCCAATGCGTAGCCATACAGTGGCAGCAGAAGGTGGCTCAGCGGCAGTAATTAAAGATACAGATTCTTATGACAATCACTTTAACGACACGGTAGGCGGTGGCGACTGGTTATGTGAGCAAGATATTGTGGAATATTTTGTTCAGCATTCTCCAATTGAAATGACTCAGTTGGAGCGTTGGGGGTGTCCTTGGAGCCGCCGTGAAGACGGTGAGGTTAACGTTCGTCGTTTCGGGGGAATGAAAATCGAGCGTACTTGGTTTGCAGCAGATAAAACAGGCTTCCACATTTTGCATACGCTTTTCCAAACTTCGATTAAATATCCAAATATTGTGCGTTTTGATGAACATTTTGTATTAGATATTCTAACCGACAACGGTGAAGCTCGCGGTTGTGTGGCAATGAATATGATGGAAGGAACATTAGTTCAAATCAACGCTAATGCGGTAGTGATTGCAACTGGTGGTGGTTGCCGTACTTATCGTTTTAATACCAATGGTGGTATTGTAACCGGTGATGGCTTATCTATGGCATATCGCCACGGTGTGGCTTTGCGTGATATGGAGTTCGTACAATATCACCCAACAGGCTTACCAAATACCGGTATTTTAATGACTGAAGGTTGTCGTGGTGAGGGTGGTATCCTTGTGAATAAAGATGGCTATCGCTACTTACAAGATTACGGTCTAGGCCCTGAAACACCAATTGGTAAACCTGAAAATAAATATATGGAATTAGGCCCGCGTGATAAGGTTTCTCAAGCGTTCTGGCAAGAATGGCGTAAAGGGAATACGTTAAAAACCGCAAAAGGTGTTGATGTGGTGAACTTAGATTTACGTCACTTGGGCGAAAAATATTTGCTTGAGCGTTTACCGTTCATCTGTGAATTAGCAAAAGCTTATGAAGGCGTTGATCCGGCGAAATCACCAATTCCTGTTCGTCCTGTAGTTCACTACACTATGGGTGGTATTGAAGTGAATATGGATGCAGAAACTTCAATCAAAGGTTTATTTGCGGTGGGTGAATGTGCATCTTCCGGCTTACATGGTGCTAACCGTTTAGGTTCTAACTCATTGGCAGAATTAGTCGTATTCGGTAAAGTTGCCGGTGAAAATGCGGCTCGTCGTGCTCTAGAAGTGACTTCCCGCAATCAAGCTCAAATTGATGCACAAGCGAAAGATGTTGTGGCTCGTTTACATACATTAGCTCGCCAAGAGGGGAATGAATCTTGGTCTGATATTCGTAACCAAATGGGTGATGCAATGGAAGAGGGTTGTGGTATCTACCGTACCCAAGAGAGTATGGAAGGTGCGGTCAATAAAATTCAAGAATTAAAAGAACGTTATAAAAATATTAGTGTAAAAGATAAATCCAGCGTGTTTAACACCGATTTACTCTACAAAATTGAATTAGGCTTTATCTTAGATGTAGCACAATCTATTGCGTGTTCTGCAGTGGAACGTAAAGAATCCCGTGGTGCACACCAACGTTTAGACTATGTTGAACGTGATGATGTGAACTACTTGAAACATACCCAAGCTTACTACAATGCAGACGGCACACCAACCATTAAATATAGTGATGTGAAGATCACGAAATCGCAACCGGCTAAACGTGTATACGGTGCAGAAGCAGAAGCACAAGAAAAAGCAAAAAAAGAAGCCGAAGCTCAGGCAAAACAGTAG
- a CDS encoding surface lipoprotein assembly modifier, which produces MKSNHPFNNYDKNRIYLDFSHTF; this is translated from the coding sequence GTGAAAAGCAACCACCCATTCAATAATTATGATAAAAATCGCATATACCTTGATTTTTCTCATACATTCTAA
- the mnmE gene encoding tRNA uridine-5-carboxymethylaminomethyl(34) synthesis GTPase MnmE, translating to MKDTIVAQATPIGRGGVGILRVSGPLAETVAEAVLGKKLQPRLANYLPFKDEDGTVLDQGIALFFKAPNSFTGEDVLELQGHGGQVILDLLIKRILQVNGIRIARAGEFSEQAFLNDKLDLAQAEAIADLIDATSEQAARSALKSLQGEFSNKINQLVDSVIYLRTYVEAAIDFPDEEIDFLADGKIESKLNEIINQLDGVRREAKQGSILREGMKVVIAGRPNAGKSSLLNALAGREAAIVTNIAGTTRDVLREHIHIDGMPLHIIDTAGLRDTGDEVERIGIKRAWDEIAQADHVLLMIDSTEQQADQFRSEWADFLEKLPKNIPVTVIRNKVDLSGESEGLIQVDDFTMIRLSAQTKVGIDLLRDHLKKSMGYQSSTEGGFLARRRHLQALETAATHLERGHVQLTQFFAGELLAEELRMVQNALSEITGQFTSDDLLGNIFSSFCIGK from the coding sequence ATGAAAGATACCATTGTTGCACAAGCAACACCGATTGGTCGCGGAGGCGTTGGCATTTTAAGGGTTTCCGGCCCATTAGCGGAAACCGTTGCCGAGGCAGTATTAGGTAAAAAACTACAGCCTCGCTTAGCAAATTACTTACCGTTTAAAGATGAAGACGGCACCGTGCTAGACCAAGGCATTGCATTATTTTTTAAAGCACCAAACTCTTTTACAGGCGAAGATGTATTGGAGCTACAAGGCCACGGTGGTCAAGTCATTTTAGATTTGCTGATAAAGCGAATTTTACAAGTTAATGGCATTCGCATTGCCCGTGCAGGTGAATTTTCCGAACAAGCTTTTTTAAATGATAAGCTCGATCTCGCTCAAGCAGAAGCAATTGCCGATTTAATTGATGCCACCAGCGAACAAGCGGCACGCTCAGCATTAAAATCACTACAAGGCGAGTTTTCCAATAAGATCAATCAGCTTGTAGATTCAGTTATTTACCTCCGTACCTATGTGGAAGCTGCTATTGATTTCCCTGATGAGGAAATCGACTTTTTAGCAGACGGTAAAATTGAGAGTAAATTAAATGAAATTATCAACCAATTAGACGGCGTTCGCCGTGAAGCAAAGCAAGGCTCAATTCTGCGTGAAGGAATGAAAGTAGTGATTGCCGGTCGCCCAAATGCCGGAAAATCCAGCCTTCTCAACGCCTTAGCCGGACGGGAAGCGGCAATCGTCACCAACATTGCCGGCACCACCCGTGATGTACTGCGTGAGCATATTCATATTGACGGAATGCCGTTGCATATTATTGATACTGCTGGGCTGCGTGATACCGGCGATGAAGTCGAACGCATCGGTATTAAACGAGCATGGGATGAAATCGCCCAAGCAGACCATGTGTTGCTAATGATTGATAGCACCGAACAACAAGCGGATCAATTCCGTAGCGAATGGGCGGATTTCTTAGAAAAACTGCCGAAAAATATCCCCGTAACTGTGATTCGCAATAAAGTGGATTTATCCGGCGAGTCGGAGGGCTTAATTCAGGTGGACGATTTCACCATGATTCGTCTTTCTGCTCAAACCAAAGTCGGCATTGATTTATTGCGTGATCATCTTAAAAAATCGATGGGCTACCAAAGCTCAACGGAAGGTGGATTCTTAGCTCGCCGACGCCATCTACAAGCATTAGAAACTGCTGCGACCCACTTAGAGCGAGGTCACGTTCAGCTTACCCAATTCTTCGCCGGCGAATTGCTGGCAGAGGAGCTGCGAATGGTGCAAAATGCGTTAAGTGAAATCACAGGGCAATTCACCTCAGATGATTTATTAGGTAACATCTTCAGTTCTTTCTGCATTGGTAAATAA
- a CDS encoding protein disulfide oxidoreductase encodes MNQKKSLITRFLKNIFLYGSLFIILSFMADWYRSPSAPPQFEQKVLYDIHKQPNIIAQLSRGKPMLLYFWGSWCSYCKFVSPNIQKLSENGTEVLGVALKSGDDTAVRTYLNENSYTFATINDPNSEFSQGWGIQATPTILIIQDGKIRHYTTGYTSYLSLKMRLWISGLLP; translated from the coding sequence ATGAATCAGAAAAAATCACTCATTACCCGATTTCTCAAAAATATTTTTTTATACGGCAGTTTATTTATCATTCTCAGCTTTATGGCGGATTGGTACAGATCACCCTCAGCACCACCACAATTTGAGCAAAAAGTACTATACGATATTCACAAACAGCCGAACATTATTGCCCAATTAAGTCGCGGCAAACCAATGCTGCTCTATTTTTGGGGAAGTTGGTGCAGCTATTGCAAATTTGTATCGCCCAATATCCAAAAGCTATCCGAAAACGGTACTGAAGTGTTAGGAGTAGCACTTAAATCCGGTGATGATACCGCAGTGAGAACTTATCTAAACGAAAACAGTTATACATTTGCTACTATTAACGATCCGAACAGTGAATTTTCTCAAGGCTGGGGTATTCAAGCCACACCGACAATTTTAATTATCCAAGACGGTAAAATTCGCCACTATACTACAGGCTATACCAGCTACTTAAGTTTGAAAATGAGGCTTTGGATTTCAGGACTACTACCATAA
- a CDS encoding FKBP-type peptidyl-prolyl cis-trans isomerase, translating to MALDFNSVALDSVEAKGGYGIGLQIGQQLLGSGMDVNAEAVARGIYDVLNNNQPAIDLNEVTAALQELGQRAEAAQAEAFKAIDAENKAFLEENKKAKGVVVTESGLQYEILTEGTGEKPTATSTVRVHYTGSLIDGTVFDSSAKRGQPAEFPVNGVIRGWTEALQLMPVGSKWRLTIPQELAYGERGAGASIPPFATLIFEVELLDIL from the coding sequence ATGGCATTAGATTTCAATTCAGTTGCATTAGACTCAGTAGAAGCAAAAGGCGGTTACGGTATCGGCTTACAAATCGGGCAGCAACTTTTAGGCAGCGGTATGGATGTAAACGCAGAAGCTGTTGCACGCGGTATTTATGATGTATTAAACAACAACCAACCTGCTATCGACCTAAACGAAGTCACCGCAGCATTACAAGAATTGGGTCAGCGTGCAGAAGCCGCTCAAGCGGAAGCATTCAAAGCAATTGATGCGGAAAACAAAGCATTCTTAGAAGAAAACAAAAAAGCAAAAGGCGTTGTGGTAACCGAAAGCGGCTTACAATATGAAATTTTAACCGAAGGCACCGGTGAAAAACCAACTGCAACTTCAACCGTGCGCGTACACTACACAGGTTCATTAATTGACGGTACTGTATTTGACAGCTCAGCAAAACGTGGTCAGCCGGCAGAATTCCCGGTAAATGGTGTAATCCGTGGTTGGACAGAAGCGTTACAATTAATGCCGGTTGGTTCAAAATGGCGTTTAACCATTCCACAAGAGCTTGCTTACGGTGAGCGTGGTGCGGGTGCTTCAATTCCACCATTCGCAACCTTAATTTTTGAAGTAGAATTATTAGATATTCTATAA
- the frdD gene encoding fumarate reductase subunit FrdD — MSLDQNPKRSNEPPVWLLFSAGGMVSAIFFPVVIFIIGLLLPFGLVSPDNIIAFAHTCIGKLVIMVLAIFPMWAGMHRIHHGLHDLKIHTPAGNVIFYGLSILYTILIIIAVVQI, encoded by the coding sequence ATGAGTCTTGATCAAAACCCAAAACGTTCTAATGAACCACCTGTATGGTTACTATTTAGTGCCGGCGGTATGGTAAGTGCAATATTTTTCCCTGTAGTGATCTTTATTATCGGCTTACTACTGCCGTTTGGTTTGGTTTCGCCTGATAACATCATTGCTTTTGCACATACTTGTATTGGGAAACTTGTCATTATGGTTCTTGCTATTTTTCCAATGTGGGCGGGAATGCACCGTATTCATCATGGCTTGCATGATCTAAAAATCCATACCCCTGCAGGTAATGTAATTTTCTATGGCCTATCTATCCTATATACAATCTTGATAATTATTGCTGTGGTGCAAATTTAA
- a CDS encoding succinate dehydrogenase/fumarate reductase iron-sulfur subunit translates to MANLEKMTIEVLRYNPESDSEPHLDRYEVPYDSQTSLLDALGFIKDELEPELSYRWSCRMAICGSCGMMVNGKPKLACKTFLRDYSGFMRIEPLANFPIERDLVVDLSHFIDSLEAIKPYVIDNKAPEGQRTKQTPAQLEKYRQFSMCINCGLCYAACPQFGLNPEFIGPAAITLAHRYNLDNRDNGREERMKLLSSKNGVWSCTFVGYCSEVCPKHVGPASAVNQGKLESAKDYVISMIKPR, encoded by the coding sequence ATGGCAAATTTAGAAAAAATGACCATCGAAGTGCTACGCTATAACCCGGAATCAGATAGCGAGCCACATTTAGATAGATATGAAGTCCCTTACGATAGCCAAACTTCACTATTGGATGCTCTTGGTTTTATTAAAGATGAACTAGAACCTGAGCTTTCATACCGCTGGTCTTGCCGTATGGCGATTTGCGGCTCCTGTGGAATGATGGTAAACGGCAAGCCTAAATTGGCGTGTAAAACTTTCTTACGCGATTATAGTGGTTTTATGCGAATTGAGCCGCTAGCTAACTTCCCTATCGAACGTGACTTAGTGGTTGATTTAAGCCACTTTATTGATAGCCTTGAAGCAATCAAACCTTATGTGATCGATAATAAAGCACCTGAAGGTCAGCGTACGAAGCAAACACCTGCACAATTAGAGAAATATCGTCAATTCTCAATGTGTATCAACTGTGGTTTATGCTATGCAGCTTGCCCACAATTTGGTTTAAATCCGGAATTTATCGGACCAGCAGCGATTACGCTTGCTCACCGTTATAATCTTGATAACCGTGATAATGGTCGTGAAGAACGAATGAAATTACTAAGCAGTAAAAACGGCGTGTGGAGCTGCACATTCGTAGGATATTGCTCAGAAGTTTGCCCGAAACACGTTGGTCCGGCATCAGCAGTGAACCAAGGTAAACTTGAAAGTGCAAAAGATTATGTTATCTCAATGATCAAACCGAGATAG
- the tilS gene encoding tRNA lysidine(34) synthetase TilS — translation MSLFHHFQTQCQTYLPNTNCFLVGLSGGMDSVALLHLFSRTSFKVRAIYIHHGLSPNADHWAEFCAQYCKRLNIPFILQKVDVDKSNGIENGARTARYQAFKQHLNENEVIATAHHLDDQAETFLLALKRGSGIKGLSAMQAVSFLQNFTVFRPLLNFSKAELAEYAAQHKLRWIEDESNADSRFDRNFLRNEILPKLNQRWQHFNEMVVRSAQHCSEQQALIEELLSDELQQRMGEKQQLSIVGFADFSLAKQQQLVRLWLEKCGVPMPSKAQLQAVIFELIFAKADKNPQFKMGDKVLRRYQQAIFITEELKAIPPFEMVLSTETEVELPYQLGKIIRHNQEIICKKNGKNNRLLLPIELADSSLSLIIGQQGKVKCYGNPHREEMKKIWQAYGVPAWERDRTPLIFWQDELITCLS, via the coding sequence ATGAGTCTATTCCACCACTTCCAAACACAATGCCAAACGTACCTGCCGAATACAAACTGTTTTCTGGTAGGCCTAAGTGGTGGAATGGATTCCGTAGCACTTCTTCACCTTTTCTCTCGTACCAGCTTTAAAGTTCGAGCAATTTATATCCACCACGGATTAAGCCCGAACGCTGATCATTGGGCAGAGTTTTGTGCACAATACTGCAAGCGGTTAAATATTCCTTTTATTTTGCAAAAAGTCGACGTGGATAAATCAAATGGCATTGAAAACGGTGCAAGAACCGCACGCTATCAAGCCTTTAAGCAACATTTAAACGAAAATGAAGTGATTGCTACCGCTCACCACTTAGATGACCAAGCGGAAACCTTTCTGCTTGCCCTTAAACGAGGCAGCGGCATTAAAGGCTTATCTGCAATGCAGGCGGTCAGTTTTTTGCAAAATTTTACCGTTTTTCGACCGCTATTAAACTTCAGCAAAGCAGAATTAGCCGAATATGCCGCCCAACATAAACTTAGGTGGATTGAAGATGAAAGCAATGCCGATAGCCGTTTCGACCGCAATTTTTTGCGAAATGAAATTCTGCCTAAGCTCAATCAACGTTGGCAACATTTTAACGAAATGGTGGTTCGTTCAGCTCAACATTGCAGTGAACAACAAGCCTTGATTGAAGAACTGTTAAGCGATGAACTCCAGCAAAGAATGGGAGAAAAACAGCAGTTATCCATCGTTGGTTTTGCCGATTTTTCACTCGCTAAACAGCAGCAACTTGTGCGTTTATGGTTAGAAAAATGCGGTGTGCCAATGCCGAGCAAAGCCCAATTACAAGCGGTTATTTTTGAGCTAATTTTTGCAAAAGCCGATAAAAACCCGCAATTTAAAATGGGTGACAAAGTGCTTAGACGTTATCAACAGGCGATTTTTATTACCGAAGAATTAAAAGCTATCCCACCTTTTGAAATGGTATTGAGTACAGAAACAGAGGTGGAATTGCCCTATCAGCTCGGCAAAATTATTCGCCATAATCAAGAGATAATCTGCAAAAAAAACGGAAAAAACAACCGCTTGTTATTACCGATTGAGCTTGCCGATTCCTCCCTTTCTCTCATTATCGGACAACAAGGTAAAGTAAAATGCTACGGCAACCCCCATCGGGAAGAGATGAAGAAAATTTGGCAAGCTTACGGTGTACCTGCTTGGGAGCGAGATCGCACACCGCTTATTTTCTGGCAAGATGAATTGATCACCTGCCTTTCCTAA
- a CDS encoding helix-hairpin-helix domain-containing protein translates to MKALKTLLALGVAMTVSATSLAESNNSLSTLKANATEQMNATKAATSEKAAAVKATVAEKANEAKANAVATKESLKNKAESMKDSAAEKTEAAKESMKAKTDSAKETVKAKMDSAKMATTEKAATARETLNSAKTTVTEKTNSVKATVAEKTGTVKKSQKVNINTASEEQLQSLAGIGEVKAKAIVEYRKKAGKIKNAAELANIPGVGDATIEKIAPYLTF, encoded by the coding sequence ATGAAAGCATTAAAAACATTATTAGCATTAGGTGTAGCAATGACAGTTTCAGCAACTTCATTGGCAGAAAGTAATAACTCATTATCAACACTTAAAGCAAATGCAACTGAACAAATGAATGCAACCAAAGCAGCCACTTCTGAAAAGGCTGCTGCAGTAAAAGCGACTGTAGCTGAAAAAGCTAATGAGGCTAAAGCGAACGCCGTTGCTACAAAAGAGAGCCTAAAAAACAAAGCTGAGTCAATGAAAGATTCTGCCGCTGAAAAAACAGAAGCAGCGAAAGAGAGTATGAAAGCAAAAACCGACTCGGCAAAAGAAACGGTAAAAGCCAAAATGGACTCAGCGAAAATGGCTACTACTGAAAAAGCAGCGACCGCACGTGAAACCTTAAATTCTGCCAAAACAACAGTAACTGAAAAAACAAATTCGGTAAAAGCAACCGTTGCAGAAAAAACCGGTACAGTAAAAAAATCACAAAAAGTAAATATCAATACGGCAAGCGAAGAACAACTGCAGTCATTAGCCGGTATTGGCGAAGTGAAAGCAAAAGCGATCGTGGAATATCGTAAAAAAGCCGGAAAAATTAAAAATGCGGCAGAACTTGCCAATATTCCGGGTGTTGGCGATGCAACTATTGAGAAAATTGCACCTTATTTAACATTCTAA
- a CDS encoding MFS transporter encodes MSLEKLLLLRRFISTTAFFSMQSVFFFYLKGKGLDNAQIAFSLSLLLFCNQALAILAGIWGDRYGLAKMMLLGCLLDVIAYMLFLAADNYLILLMATTCFGLGSCLFGTNARACLLAIAGDEYAAKTRLQGKYLKVTSMSSMLAPLIIIPFIKFEMIETLIWICFILEAVLFAFMIKPFSSVEGVSGGVKFRLAQIKEIITKDFLFAHLMLFVPLSVASSYFIIFPYLFDKVLNAPEHSPIALFINGVLTVSLQSSFSRKINLTKKQLIWVSPLLALAIILPWFIAVEAATLTAAYIYTVIFTVVEVFALTAMANLLVKFDNGKNRGFIFGSSRLILSITTVITMNLVPVIFLV; translated from the coding sequence ATGTCTTTAGAAAAACTGTTACTTCTTCGCCGCTTTATTTCCACCACCGCATTTTTTTCAATGCAGAGTGTTTTTTTCTTTTATTTGAAAGGAAAAGGGTTAGATAACGCTCAAATTGCTTTTTCGCTTTCGTTATTGCTGTTTTGTAATCAAGCATTGGCGATTCTTGCGGGTATTTGGGGTGATCGTTATGGTTTGGCGAAAATGATGTTGTTGGGTTGTTTGTTAGATGTTATCGCCTATATGCTGTTTTTGGCTGCCGATAATTACCTGATCTTGCTGATGGCAACCACCTGTTTTGGTTTGGGGAGTTGTTTATTCGGCACCAACGCCAGAGCTTGTTTGTTAGCTATTGCCGGCGATGAATATGCTGCCAAAACGCGATTACAGGGAAAATATCTGAAAGTGACAAGTATGTCTTCCATGCTTGCTCCGCTTATCATTATTCCGTTTATAAAATTTGAGATGATTGAAACGTTAATTTGGATCTGCTTTATTTTAGAAGCCGTTTTATTTGCTTTTATGATAAAGCCTTTCTCTTCGGTAGAGGGGGTAAGTGGCGGTGTGAAATTTCGTTTGGCTCAAATTAAGGAAATCATTACTAAAGATTTTTTGTTTGCTCATTTAATGCTATTCGTGCCGCTGAGTGTGGCATCGTCTTATTTTATTATTTTCCCTTATTTGTTTGATAAGGTACTAAATGCCCCTGAGCATTCGCCGATTGCTTTGTTTATCAACGGTGTTTTAACTGTGAGTTTGCAATCTTCTTTTTCTCGTAAGATTAATTTAACGAAAAAACAGTTAATTTGGGTTTCACCTTTGCTCGCTCTGGCCATTATTTTACCTTGGTTTATTGCGGTAGAAGCAGCAACCTTAACTGCTGCTTATATTTACACTGTTATTTTTACCGTGGTAGAAGTCTTTGCTTTAACCGCAATGGCGAATTTATTGGTGAAATTTGACAACGGCAAAAACCGCGGTTTTATTTTTGGTTCATCCCGTTTGATTCTATCCATTACCACGGTAATTACAATGAATTTAGTGCCGGTGATTTTCTTGGTATGA
- a CDS encoding DUF5358 domain-containing protein, whose translation MLRKLLLLSTGFLTVACTTQETKIETAFPGEFANADYVLADADAKKWVIASEQAKQCIYPNLTRIQQEHFSKEDSYIFSQYVFFYPLEEIIGEQYVKIIQNDEKSMGYAQYLFKKLKTNETVEALPKKQCATLRANAKNDLAVVKGQYQSGMIEDEKAQEGKASGQKVATDDNKFFFDIIKWGSALLL comes from the coding sequence ATGTTAAGAAAACTATTATTACTTTCTACCGGCTTTTTAACGGTGGCTTGCACCACCCAAGAAACAAAAATAGAAACCGCATTTCCGGGCGAATTTGCCAATGCCGATTATGTGCTTGCAGACGCCGATGCAAAAAAATGGGTAATCGCAAGCGAACAAGCGAAACAATGTATTTACCCCAATTTAACCCGAATTCAGCAAGAGCATTTTTCAAAAGAAGATTCTTACATTTTCTCGCAATATGTGTTTTTCTATCCGCTTGAAGAGATCATTGGTGAGCAGTATGTAAAAATTATCCAAAATGATGAAAAATCAATGGGTTATGCTCAATATTTATTTAAAAAACTGAAAACCAATGAAACGGTTGAAGCACTACCGAAAAAACAATGTGCAACCTTGCGTGCTAACGCAAAAAATGATTTAGCGGTGGTGAAAGGACAATATCAAAGCGGAATGATTGAAGATGAAAAAGCTCAAGAAGGCAAAGCATCAGGCCAGAAAGTAGCCACCGATGATAACAAATTCTTCTTCGACATCATCAAATGGGGCAGTGCACTATTACTCTAA
- the xerD gene encoding site-specific tyrosine recombinase XerD has translation MAELDPIIEQFLDSLWQEHGLSENTVASYRSDLERFSDYFTQPKAFLSVDHIDLQGFLGERLEQGYKATSSARMLSCLRKFFRFLYLESYRTDDPTLTLISPKKAAHLPKSLSEEQVMDLLDCPNTLDPIELRDKAMLELLYATGLRVTELVSLSTDNLSLKQGVVRIIGKGDKERLVPLGEEANYWIQEFFQYARPILLNNQQSDVVFPSRRGQQMTRQTFWHRIKYYASLAGIDGDKLSPHILRHAFATHLVNHGADLRVVQMLLGHSDLSTTQIYTQVAKARLKSIHKAFHPRG, from the coding sequence ATGGCTGAACTTGATCCTATTATTGAACAATTCCTTGATTCTCTATGGCAAGAGCATGGTTTGTCTGAAAATACCGTTGCTTCATATCGTTCGGATTTGGAACGTTTTTCTGACTATTTTACCCAACCTAAGGCTTTTCTGTCGGTAGATCATATTGATTTACAAGGCTTTCTTGGAGAGCGTTTAGAGCAAGGTTATAAAGCAACCAGTTCTGCTAGAATGTTGAGTTGTTTGAGAAAATTTTTCCGTTTTTTATATCTTGAAAGTTATCGTACAGATGATCCCACGCTTACCTTAATATCACCGAAAAAAGCTGCGCATTTGCCGAAATCATTGAGTGAGGAGCAGGTGATGGATTTATTGGATTGTCCGAATACTTTAGACCCTATTGAGTTGCGTGATAAAGCGATGTTAGAGCTACTCTATGCGACAGGTTTGCGTGTAACGGAATTAGTTTCGCTTTCAACAGATAATCTTAGTTTAAAGCAAGGTGTGGTTCGGATCATCGGTAAAGGGGATAAAGAACGTCTTGTTCCACTGGGTGAAGAGGCTAATTATTGGATACAGGAGTTTTTCCAATATGCTCGCCCTATATTACTGAACAATCAGCAGTCGGATGTTGTGTTTCCAAGCAGACGAGGGCAGCAGATGACAAGACAAACCTTTTGGCACCGTATTAAATATTACGCCAGCCTGGCAGGTATTGATGGTGATAAACTTTCGCCGCATATTCTACGTCATGCTTTTGCTACGCATTTAGTGAATCACGGAGCGGATTTGCGTGTGGTGCAAATGTTATTAGGACATAGTGATTTATCAACCACCCAAATTTACACTCAGGTAGCAAAAGCCCGTTTGAAATCGATCCACAAAGCCTTTCATCCGAGAGGTTAG
- the frdC gene encoding fumarate reductase subunit FrdC, which produces MSATKRKPYVREMKATWWKKLDFYKMYMLREATCLPTVWFCIVLFYGAVALSKGTFATDFIGFLQNPFVIILNVISLGAMIYHAATLFVMTPEVMSVMVKGKHLPVSVGRNVLWAVTGVISLIALILVYI; this is translated from the coding sequence ATGTCAGCGACAAAACGTAAACCCTATGTGCGCGAGATGAAAGCCACTTGGTGGAAAAAACTCGACTTCTATAAAATGTATATGTTACGTGAAGCAACTTGCCTTCCAACAGTATGGTTCTGTATTGTTCTTTTTTATGGAGCTGTTGCATTAAGTAAAGGTACATTTGCCACCGATTTTATCGGTTTCTTACAAAATCCATTTGTTATAATTTTAAATGTTATTTCACTTGGCGCAATGATATATCATGCAGCAACACTCTTTGTGATGACACCTGAAGTGATGTCGGTTATGGTAAAAGGTAAGCATTTACCTGTTTCTGTCGGCAGAAATGTGCTATGGGCTGTAACAGGTGTTATCAGTCTTATTGCATTAATTTTGGTTTATATTTAA